The genomic interval ATATATTATATCGCTGAAAGCGTTTGGGCTGTGAAATTTGCTTGGAAACGAATACAAATACAAAACCAACAGCATGTCTGGGGATTCATGTTCTGAATTCATTCATAAGGCAGCGTAGTTAGTTTCTTCTGTCCGTCGCAGACCTGATAAAGGGCGTTTTATGAAGCATTTAAGGCATCGTGAACGTCAATAACACGTTTAGTTAACCGAATCCTCCACACATGCCAACACGCATACCGATAATGGATTAAAAATAGAGCTTTGCTTAAATCATACATGTGTTATATGGGTTGATTAATtgtttagctttttaaaaaaatcatacataccatccacacacacacacacactctctctctattGCGAACATGAACACTGTGGGGAAATAAAAGAAATTGTTgatgctaaaaaaacaaaaagacccAGACGACGCAATGCTGCATGGAGCCGTATAGCTGTACACAAAATGGAGTCCGtcttataaacattaaaaaaatacactgaaGGTTTGTGGATATTAATAACTTGAGTGTCTTCCCCGGATGGAAGGCAGATGGAGATCCTGAAAGCAGTGTCTTTAATGTCCTGTGGCAGTTTTCTGCTCTCTCGGTCAAAAACATTTGTCCAAACACTTGCTCTTACTTGGGCTGGTTCTGCTTTTATCTTGTTTGGAGAGTGAGCAGGGCGAGCAGGAGCGCCGCCAGGGCCAGTGCCGGGCTGCAGGGTGCCAACCGTGTTCCGCTGGAGGCCTGTTTGTCATCCTGAGTCTTGAGGATGCGAGGTTTACCGGGCGCCGGGGTGGAGAAGTAAATATCTCCGTCGCTGTCGCAAGAGGGAGAGTCGCAGCCGCTTCCGCTTTCCTCTCCGCTGCCGGCATCATCTGTGGAGCCAGAAGACATGATTGAGGTTAAAAACTGAGCTTTGTTATGATGTGAAGTCGTTTTGTCAGTGAAGCGAAATGATGTACCGGCGGTAAATGAGATGTCGTTGCCGGTGTAAGCAGCTTTCAGCCAGCTGGTCATTTCCTTCAGGACTGCAATCTGCCGCCTGATCACCATGTCTGGTTTGGTGATGTCAACCTCCACGTCTGGATTAGACACCTGATTGGCTAAACCGCTGCTCATAACCACAGATTCGTACCTGTGAGTGAGGACAGGACGGTTGTTAGAAGGTAGGTATATCAGTAGCTTAGTAACTAAAATCATAAAACGAAAACTCTTTTTGATTCTTGAAATACaggatggatttttaaaaaattctagttgcaaatcatttaaataataaattttcaCGTACTCCTAAACTGAATTTAGCTTAAACTGACaactaactaaaatatatttgcatctGTCTtatttttatctgtctgtctgtctgtctgtctattcatccattcatttgtccatccgtctgtctgtctgtccatccgtctgtctgtctgtctgtccatccgtctgtctgtccaactATCTATTCGttcgtccatccgtctgtccatccattcatccatccgtctatctatccatccatccatccatccatccatccatccatctattcgttCGTCTACCCgtctgttcatccatccgtctgtccatccacctgtccatccattcgactatctatccatccgtctatccatctatccatccatttgtctatctatccatctatccatccatccatccatccatccatccatctattcgttCGTCTACCCGTCTGtccatccacctgtccatccattcgactatctatccatccgtctatccatccattcatccatttgtctatctatccatacgtctatccatccatccatccatccatcatccatctatccatccatccatccatctattcattcgtCCATTTGTCTGTTCATCCATTCGTCTGtccatccacctgtccatccatccattcgtatatctatccatccgtctgttcatccatctgtctgtttattcatctgtctgttcatccatctgtctgttcatccatctgtctgttcatccatctgtctgtccattcacctgtctgtccatccatccattcgtctatccatccattcgtctattcacccattcatccatcgaactatacatccatctattcatccgtctgtccatccatccatctgtctgtccatctatccatccctctatctattCATATTTTGCatatgtctgtctttctgtctagccgtctatccatccatctatccatctatctctgcctgcctgcctgcgtgtctgtctgtctgcttgtctgtctgtctacccgtCTACTCATCCATCCTGGACTAAAATGTAATCAATGATGTTTAGGAACCCagcatgcatttttttcaaatttgattTATTCATCAAAAATTCTGTCAACATATAATCATGTGATCATGTGATCCTCTTATTGACCAACCTGCTTTTAGCTGTACCATTCCAGCAATCATCACCGGGGGCAATCCTTTCTCCAACACACACTGTGTCTGGCAGGGTGGACCAGAACTTCTTGGCATGCTTCAGTTTCTTCTTGACATCCGTAAGCTAGGAAATAGACAGATTAATTTATAAATGTTGCTTAAACTCTGAATCAGTTAGCAATGTGCttttgaaagggatagttcacccacatatgaaagttctgtcatcatttattcatccacttATTCCACACAAATTTGAGTTTCTTCTTCTTTTGAAGACAAagtaagatatactgaagaatgttgaggataaaaaaacagccattgacttccatagtttttttgtTGCTATTATGAATGTCGATGATTGCAGTTTCTGACATTTTACAGAAAGTCTTGGTTTGcgttcaacaacaaaaaattagaaccacttgagcgtgagtaaatggtgactttatttaatttttggggtgaacgaTCTCTTTAAGTCTGATGGCATGTCAAGTTTCTGGGTCTAAGTTCTCTATCAGATGATAAATGCAAACTAAAAAATGACACTAATTTATGCAACGTGCTGTGATAGTTTTGGAAATCATGATATGTTTATATCAAGACCTAATCTCAGACGGTCAGATTCATTttctataaatgtttaaaatactgGTGTCTGAGATGCAGCAAGTGCAGAGACTCTaccctgaaaaaaaatgattcaaagatgattccttggatttacttaattttttacgttaagtggcaacactttttttcagtgtagtttgacTTTAGTCTTTGTAGACtgactttaatgtgtgatatgactaaaaccGTGACCATAAACAGCTATTGATATATTGAGTTCTCATTTCAATTGAGTAGAGGCTTGGACCTGGAAATAATTTTCCATGTCATAACTTAAGGAAGCATCTTTTCCTCACCAGTCGGTCCAGGGTGGTGCCAGCAGCAGTGGTGGGTCTGGCTTCAGGGCTGTAGGGTCTGAAACGGCCAGGGAAGCCCGAGTCTTTAGCAGACCTCCGGCTACGGAAGGCCACGCTGAGTTTGGGTTGCCCACAACCCTGAAACACCTGAAACAGGCAAAGAGGCATAAATGTAGAATAGCACAGTTAGtaagacataaaaataaaacattgcatatGTGATTAACCATGTCATCAtggaaaaaacattaaaagcGCACCTTCTGTGAGACCTGCATGCTGTTCTCCTGCATGTTCATGATAGCATCTGAAATCTTCACATCGATGGGGTCCACGACCGACTCGAAGTTAAAGGGTCCCTCCAGCCTCTCAGCGAGACCTAACATAGAAtctacaattgaaaaaaaaaaaaaacattaatgaagGGAACACCCACTTCGGCTCAGGTATTTCAGAAAAAGAGGTAAACGAAACAATACTCAAGAGAAACCGAACACAGGAATCGGAATAAAATtgtcatacattttttaatactaATGTTAAAGGGATAGCATAGTTCACACGGAAATGAACAATTTCTTACTATTTAGTCACTCtcgagtggttctaaacctttatgagtttcattttttctgttgaacacaaaagaagatatgtggAAGAAACCtgtaattgacttccatagtaggaaaacaaacactaatggaagtcaatggttactggtttattCCAAtaatcttctttgtgttcaactcaAACAGATTTAAGATAAGTGAAGAGTGAGcaacttttgggtgaactttccctttaaagtaccaagcattattattttgtttcctgatggattaaaaaaaaattaaacaaaactctCATTTGGTCAAACTGTCAGATATAGATTATCTGTGCGACCTTAGCTTgcaatcattttaaatgaaaccTTCCAAAACCTGAAGTGCAGACAATAGGGTGCAGATTTGCTCAAATAGCCCATAAACAATGTCAATGTAAGTAATTTCTGCCACTAGAGGGCAGTAGAAAGTCATGGGTCCAGTCTAATCCATTGAGTCAGAGACTGAAGCCTGTTGCTCCAACGGCTTGTTAAACAGTCAGAGGCCTGAACAAGGCTCCCCAATTATGCTTCCCCCAAAGCTGACAGGCAGAGTGAGCAAAGCCAGTCCCAGTTTTCTGTGAGCCAGGAACAGTTTGCGAAAGCGTATGAGAACGTGTGACAGGACCTGAGACCACACGGCCTTCAGTCACAAGAGACCCAAAACACTTCATGAAACACATGCAGGGGTAAAAACAGAGCCGTTCCCCAGTGCTCACTCTTCATTTCAATCTTCAAGCAAATCATTTTGGCCTTAGAGCAAGTGGAAACTATTCCAATTTGACCTGTTCATTTTTAATCTGCGGTTACTGCACTCATGCGCTTGGTCTGGAAAACTGGTTCAATAAAATTTCGTGATGGTTTAGTAATGAATCAATTACTTAAGCTCTTTAACACTCCAGCCCCCTTTCCTGCTGGTTTTTAAGGCTTaaatttactcaaaaatgaaggtcacgctttattttgatggtctgttttttgaatttaagttacattgcatctacatgacaactaattctcattagattataagtagactgttgggttggggttaggtttagggttagtgtaagtttatatgtacttgcaaagtttcttatagtcagtaaaatgtctgttgaatgtctgtatcaacagatattaagcagacagtctactaatattcaactggagcatcaaaataaagcttACCAAAATCGAAAATCCTGTTATTAATTACCCCAGAAGGCACTTGatgtcatcaaaaaaaaaaattgacatcaaAACACGACAAAATGCACAATTTAAGTCAAATCcttgacatctatttgacatccacacattgattcCTGTTTGATCATAATTCCAACTTTACAGTGGTGTTTTGTAtctctacaatgcatgtaaaccaCCTTGATGTCAAATTGGCATCTGAAATTGGtgtcaaaaacacattaaaaattgaTTACAGGACAGTCCTGTAATCAATTTGTAAGCAATGTTAGCTGTCCCTTGGGCCTCATGGTGTTTTAAACTCCCGAGAGATTTGTTCATCTtcgaaacacaaatgaagatattttaggtgcaatctgagagctctctcatccttcataAACACTAATAAAGATCCAGACTTGTTCGAAGTCCAGAAGAATACCAAAAAACATCCCCAAAACAGACCGTATTGACCTCGGTGGTTTGATCAGAGGATTATCAAACTATAAGAATACATTTGTGGTCACATTAAACAATCATGACAACtgtattcaacagtttcttctccctAGTGTCAGCAAAGGGTGCATGTTTACATCGCTGTGCACTTTGTCGCACTCGATCGCCTGCTAATGTACACCTCAGAGGagctttatttttaaacatgagGGTAAACATCAGTACACAGTGCTCTATTCGAACACTGAGGAGAAGAATCTATTGAAATAAGTCatgattttttgtttgtgtgcacAAAAATTTTCTTGtagcttaataatattattattggacCACTGAAGACAGATGGATTGATTTGACGATGTTTCAACTAggactgaacaatatatcgtttgagcctTGATATTGCTATCTGTGCATCTgtgttgccgtttctgtgtggagtttgcatgcgttcacgtgggtttcctccgggagctccggtttcacccacagtccaaagacatgcagtacaggtgaattgagtaggctaaattgtccttagtgtatgagtgtatagatgtgtatggatgtgtatggatgattcccaggaatgggttgcagctggaagggcatctgctgcgtaaaaacgtgctggataagttggtggttcattccgctgtggcgaccccggattaataaagggactaagccgacaagaaaatgaatgaattaataaactgtATAGAataagacttgatcatcccagtcaatctaaactGATAAATTCTAAACTAATAAATTCTTTCCAGACAGAGCTATTCACAGAGCTATCCAGATCATCTGGGGAATTtattttcatatcgcaatatacattgcagcaaaacaaaatatcgtaaTATCTGAttcttccaatatcgtgcagccctagtgtaaaCCATTCTGAACACTGAATGAGTCAGACCATTGCTGttaatggaggatgagggagctctcagatttcacctgaaaTGTCGTAATGCGTGTTCCCAAGACGAACGAAAGTCTCAGGATTTTGGTAAAACATGAGTGAGccattaataacagaatttttacattttattgtgtgAACCAAGCTAAAATGTATTTACGTCAATTCAGTCACAAGTTGACAACACTGAACAGTTGTGAAAAAGGTTAGGAAGTTCGCATTGCTTTTGAAGCATGTAGTCAAATGTGTTTCAACAGCCACTAAAGACAGCCTATTAGTCTCCTTTTACTGACCTAACATATGATCGCTTTGGGACATGTTATGAAAATGTGCAGCAAAACAAGATATTCATAGCTCTCTCCACTGTACACAAATACAGTCGGCatccacatacagttgaagtcaatattaaTTGCCCGATTGACCGCTCaatctttctcaaatatttcccaaattatgtttaacagagcatcgATTTATTTCAATagttgctataatatttttttcgtctgaagaaagtcttttttgttttattttggctagaattaaggcagttttacatttgtttaaacccattttaatattaattaaattcaatattattaggcctcttaagcaatattttttcaattgtctacagaacaaatcaccaTTATacgatgaaaaataaaaaaattatattatatatatatatatatatatatatatatatatatatatatatatatatatatatatatatatatatattatataatatatatatttgtgtgcgtgttttcaaaaaaatagaaataagaattctaaaaaaaaaaaataaagaatattcttcatataaatatttgttattagccacacaatttaagtttcattttttgttttatcagtttaaatgtttatcaGTTTAATAGTGacttaagtaatatttaataggttTATACTTTGTACCTCAATGTCGGGACATATTCACACCCCcccagtttgatagagcgcttgaaTCCAGAAGCCACttcgtgtgacgtcacacttaacaagcagattccaacgtgataaataaactactatTCAGTCAACaatttgaactgtaaaaatatgaagttcagtTGAATTGAGTAGCCTAATATACTTTAACATTCCACCCTGAAAAAACATCACTTACcctttccttcagattagtccctgttttttagtagttttattaaattataaaatatatttttgcacgCATGCATTAAAAGCAATTTCATATTCTTGCATATTGTCAGCAGCTTCGTCACATTATAGGACTACATAATATCATTATGATACATACACAGTAGCCTAGGTAGGGCTACAATTACAACCCTGAAAGGCATCCAGATTGAAGCAGGTGGTCTGTTTTGATAACAATGTAGACACTCCACCACCTCAAAAAAAATCACTTCGGATTTATGCAAATTACAGGGGTCACCCCATTGAGCTTGGAAAATATCACATCACATCCCTGCTAATAACACTAACTTGCCtggttaacctagttaatcctttaaatcgcactttaagctgaatacttggaTCTTGATAAATATTAAGTAGAttattggtcccactttatattaagtgtccttaactactatgtacttgcattaaaaaatcaatacaatgtacttattgtgttcataatgtatttgagaacacttgtggtgctcttgagttgggataggggtagggttatggacaggtttggtggtatgggtatgTTTAAGGATGGTGTAAGGGATGgccaacagtgtatttacaaatgtaattatagaaattaattacagatgtaattacatacaggtatttaatcaagcataagtacatagtaaatacatgtatttacacaataagtacattgtaacaaattattaatttcagtgtaagtacatagtagttgaggccacttaatataaagtgggacagaatattatgtactataattatggcaaagataaaagaaatcaattattagaaatgagttattaaaactattgtttagaaatgtactaaaaaaaactttctgttaaacataacttgggaaAAAAATagatacagaggggctaataattgaggagggctaataattcttcaactgtatattcatatgCTTCATGCATCAAATAATATCTATGTTCTGCACCGAGCACACGCCAAAAATGACGAGGAAAAGAAGAGGCAAAGGTCTCAACACAAGTGGACACATTTAAAGCATGTTAATACTGCAGGCCTGTCTTACCAAGGAAGTTATTCCACTCCGTGTCCAGATCGGCCTGATTGGCCAGACAGCCCCTCATGACATTCAGACAGTAGTTCTTGCAGGGCTTCAGCGCCACCTGACCGCTACAGTACGGGCAGTATAACATCTTCATCGCTGCGCGCACACAGCTCGGTGAGGCGCTCACCTGAGAGAAAGGACGAACAAGAGTTATTGAGCAGAGTCAGCAAAACAGACAGAAAAGGTTAATGAGTCCGTAACCTAATTCATATGCCTGATGTTGCTGATAAAACACTGAACAAAGAGCATTAGCGACCCCGCCACCTTTTATAAGGTCACTGCTGAACTTGTCTTTGCTCAATTTATCATTGGAGGTTCAATTGCTTCTGCTAactcactacacacacacacacacacagagaaagccTTGGCCTCTGATCTTTTAATGCTAGAAGATAAGCCTTGATTGGTCCATCCAGGTGTCCACCTTCACATACTGATAACCTGATAGAAAACCTTTACTTTTCATTTCTGCTGACTCGCTTCAAAACTATAATTCGCCAAGTTTGCTTTAGGGCTGGCTATTGATTAAGATTTCCATGTTCAGTTGGATTCCGCATTATGAACAATTAATTCAAAGTGATTGCTTCTGATTCACTGGGGTACGTGTGaggtgttcattcattttcttttcggcttagtccctttattaatcaggggtcaccacagtgtgatgaaccaccaacttatccagcatatattttacacagcgaatgcccttccagccgcaacccatcactgggaaacacccatatacactcattcacacacatacactacagataatttagcttgcccaattcacctatagcccatgttattggacttgtggggaaaaccagagcacccggaggaaacccaagcgaacatggggagaacatgcaaactccacacagaaatgccaactgacccagctgaggcttgaaccagcgaccttcttgctgtgaggcgacagcactacccactgcgtcactgcGCTGCCCATGTGTGAGGTGTATAATTGCTTATATAATAAGGTAAATGAATCTGGCTTGTGTTTTAGTATGATTCAGTCcgatttattttgatattttagctttttttttttttttatatatatttaaacgcATATTTACATTAGCATATTTCCACATACTTAAGTTTTAAACTAGCAGtgtttagagcagagatgcccaaactagggtgaCCTTTAAATTGGTCCACCATCTCATCTGAGATTGGTCTTGAAATAgccattttaaatttaatgtaaccttttatttgtttgttttattgttgaagctacaaaaaagctatctgaaattaaatgtttcaatttaaatggtgtaaatgaatcagatttagtttaaaatgtatatacacgacacatagaggacaatgcagagacttatTATAACTTAAGacttataattaaaaatgttatactgCTTTAGTTAATATGatcaaagtaatgttttatatttatcttttaatatgaattaggaaattacccatggcaactttaatgtaaaatatttaatgtttgctATATTTATCTTGGGCCCAAGTCTATcaatgatatttagtttttggcccttcatactaaaaagtttgggcacccctggattAGAATCTGATATAGTAAATAGAAATATCAAAACCATATGAAAAAaggaaatattaaaacaaaagtcaATTCAAAATGTCATGAAAACCTGgaacagcaaacaaataaaattaaagaaagatTATTCAAAAGAGAAATTCATTTCACAAAATCTGCAACTCTGATCGAATTTTTTTCTTACTCTGATCGATATTTTTTCACATGCAACTACATAGAAATTTCCCACCTTTATATCGTCTTATTAATAACTAAAGTTCAATACTCAGTCTGCAAATCTTCAGATAATATCACTTTTTGTGGATGTGCCAAAAACTCAACAGCAGCAGCATatttactgttgaagtcagaattattagcccttctgaattattagcacccctgtatacttttaatatttttttcaacacatttctaaacattatagttttaataactcatttctaataccagatttcttgaatctttgccatgatgacagtacagtgTTCAACGCCAAAGATTTTTTTCTACTAACCCAATTTTCGCTGGCCGCaccaaaaaaaagttaatagctatttcttagccacatattttaaataatgcgtCAAAAATAATGCCCTGCAgtacataatactttactagatattctttaagacactagtattcagcttaaagtgacatttacagattttctcagtgattttggtacatttctcagatcagaattgaaattctcaaaattACCTGACCAATCTTCACATCACagtgtcacttgtgcacatcaaaaAAAAGAAGCAGTTTGcgagttgcaaatgcttttgtacgtCCATGCAAATGAGTATGTGCAATTCTCTAATGTTTCCTACAACTGCTTacgtcatgttgatcaaaatgtattattttagtcTCTGTTGAACAGTCTCACCCCCCACAGCATTTAATCATTTGTTCCTGCAAAATGactgaacaagttgtcataatattttgtcataatgcatttttctatacattttcaTTAGACCTTTGCATCTAAATCTGTCTACAATTGGTAATTTTCTCCCAGGTGATTCTTGACTTTTCTAATGGTGCATCTTAAAGCAGATTATACTGTGTTCATATTTctacttttgctttgttttttcattgcgctatgcagtgctgtcttttcaTTTCTGTGTCACAATGCCATGATTtggcaacaaattacagtacagacaaaacaacaacaacaaaaaaagccatAGTTTACTGATCAGAACAGCTCTCCAGTgtacactgttatattgacaacatgacttaTCCATACACAGTGACACAAGGGCATGTGATTCCGACGGCACTGACATATTCATTGAATGTTCACTGACGCAGAAATTTAGTTTTcagagatgaactaaggattttgagcaagagactggcttttgcaggtaatccatggtgCTTTGCTATTTGTACATGTTGTTATGAGAAATGCAtttactgttttgcaaatttcaattctgatgtgagaaatgtaccaaagcgactgagaaaaactgtaaaggcttaactagtttaattaggttaactaggcaagttagggtaattaggcgagtcattgtataacaatggtctGTTCTGTACACAATTGAAAAACAATATTGCTTCAGAGagctattaataataacatttaaaatggtttttaaaaaaatcataacttCTTTTATTCTACCCAAAATAAAACATAGATGACTTTCtcaagaggaaaaaatattattggaaatactgtgaaaaatgtgttgctctgttaaacatcatttggaaaatataaaaaaagacaacaaaaatgaacaggagggctaataattttgagtttaACTGTACATTAGTAGGGAGAACAACTCGTGAAGATTTATTTATAACAATCAATAGCTTTCCCCCAACCCATAGTAACCCAAAGCTTGCTTTCTCACCGAGGAGACTTTGCCGACCACATCAGGCATGAGTGCGAGGCCACGAGTGAAAGTGCGAACAGCGATGAAGGAGCGGGTCAGCTGCAGACGGAGCTTGCGTGGAACGTCTCCGAAGGGTTTGAGCTGGTCTGTGTGCCTGCTGACACACTCCATGTAGGAGTCGCTGAACTCGTACTGGACGTTGACCAGTCGAAACATGCGCTCCAGCAGCTCGGTCCAGAACTCGGCCAGCATGTCGTCCAGATTGACCGCACTGCTGCCGTGGCTGTAGTAGCGACGCAGATCACTGAAGAAACCCTCGAAGAGCTCTTTGTTCTTCACGTACATCAAGCCGTACGTCCGCACAAACATGTGATTGAGAGACTTCTCTGCATTGTCCAACAGCTCTCTGAAGAACTCTGAGGAGAAAGAACATCAGACAGGGTTGGTTAGTTTGCTTGTGTGCTTTACTGATGGGATGAATGTTGTGTGTAAGCATTAAAAGTAATCTTATATGTTATAGTCAAAAAGCACACAAGTCTGTGAATATTAAGTGGTTACGAGAAGAAACGGCATGATTACCAGTATATTAGATCTGGAAAAACAGCGTCTCTTGAACCAGGTGACAACTTGCTAATACAATTCAACTAGGCCTTAATTTCTTGCCtggcaattatttatttaggatattgtTGTGTCTCTCGAAGAAAATTCAGGACTATAATTGAGGCAACTGAGATAATTAGAGAAACGGTGCTTACTGATATAAGAATAACCTTCTCTGGAGTGGGCTTTGTCACTTCACAGATCTTTTTTTATGTACAAACACTGAAGTGTTTACTGTAAATGCACATTGTAAGTCAAGATGTTGCTGACAcaattttacagttgaagtcagaatcattagcccccctgaattattagccccctgtttattttttttccaatttctgtttaacggagagaattttaataactcatctctaataactgatttattttgtctttaccatgatgacagtaaatgatatttgactagatatttttcaatacacttctatacagcataaagtgagatttaaaggcttcactaggttaattaggttaactaggcaggttagggtaattaggcaaggtattgtataacgatggtttgatctgtagactatcaaaaaaaatatagcttaaaggggctaataattttgtccttaatgtttgttagaaaatta from Danio aesculapii chromosome 14, fDanAes4.1, whole genome shotgun sequence carries:
- the gpc4 gene encoding glypican-4, whose product is MKMIVVFTVCMSVVVLASAQADQKSKNCNEVRTAYSSKGFNVNDVPNKGVQGAHLKVCPQGFSCCTLEMEEKLSQLSRVDLKAPVHQLSSNMQNTFTQRHRHFDQFFRELLDNAEKSLNHMFVRTYGLMYVKNKELFEGFFSDLRRYYSHGSSAVNLDDMLAEFWTELLERMFRLVNVQYEFSDSYMECVSRHTDQLKPFGDVPRKLRLQLTRSFIAVRTFTRGLALMPDVVGKVSSVSASPSCVRAAMKMLYCPYCSGQVALKPCKNYCLNVMRGCLANQADLDTEWNNFLDSMLGLAERLEGPFNFESVVDPIDVKISDAIMNMQENSMQVSQKVFQGCGQPKLSVAFRSRRSAKDSGFPGRFRPYSPEARPTTAAGTTLDRLLTDVKKKLKHAKKFWSTLPDTVCVGERIAPGDDCWNGTAKSRYESVVMSSGLANQVSNPDVEVDITKPDMVIRRQIAVLKEMTSWLKAAYTGNDISFTADDAGSGEESGSGCDSPSCDSDGDIYFSTPAPGKPRILKTQDDKQASSGTRLAPCSPALALAALLLALLTLQTR